CTTGCGTAACTTCCAGGCCAAAATGGACATCATCGGCAACAACATCGCCAATGTCAACACGGCCGCGTTCAAGGGATCACGGATAACGTTCGCCGAGACTATCGCGCAGACCTTGTCGGGGGAAATCGCTCCCACCGAAGGACTGGGCGGGGTCAACCCGATTCAGGTCGGGCTCGGCATGCGGACACTGTCCGTCGATACCAACTTCGCCCAGGGATCGCTCGAAGCGACCGGCAATATGACCGATCTCGCGGTCCAGGGCGACGGGTTCTTCATGGTCTCGGACGGGACGCAGACGTTCTACACCCGGGCGGGCTCGTTCCACCTTGACGGCCAGGGCAACCTCGTTACGGCGGGCGGGCAGAAGGTGCTCGGCTACATCCCCGATCCTAACCGCATCGGGGAACTCGACCGTGCCAAGGAGCGCCCGATCAACATCCCGCTCGGCAAGCAGAGTCAGGCCAAGGCGACGTCCGAAGTGCAACTGCGCGGGAACCTCGACATGCACATGAGCCAGTCCACCGCGTCGCTCGTGAACGCCGGTGAAACCGGCATTCGCAACATCTCGGGGCGGTCTCGCGACGGTGTCGGCGGACGGCACCGAATCGAAATCACCGGTGAGAACGCTACCCGCTCGACAGGCTCGGGCGCAACCGAGGGACTCAATCTGACCAACAACCTGCGCGCGCTCGGAATAGCCGATGTGAGCGGCTTTACCGTCGTCGTCGATGGCGACCGGTCGGTCCGCATCAGCGGGCTTACGATCGACTCGACGATCAGCGACCTCCTACACGCCATCAACAGCCAGGTAGCCGGCGTCAGCGCGCAACTCGACGCCAACGGCGCGATTCAGATCACCCGACTCTACTCGGGCGAAGGTCAGAGATACAACGTCGAACTGCGGGACACCGGCGACTCAAACGTCGTCGCGACGCTCTTTGACGAGGCTGGGACGTTCCGGGTCGAAAACGGCACCTCCTCGACGCTGGTCGCGGTCGATAACTTCACCCCCAATGCGACGGGTGTGATGGTTGCGCGGGCGCTCAACCTCGAAGTCGATGAGCGGACCGGGCTGGTGAACGGTATCCGCGATCTGGGCGGCGGCGGTGTCTTCGTCAATGCGCCGCTCGGATTGCAGGCAGGAACCGCGACCATCGACACCGCCGACACGCGGCACTCGACCTCGCTTCTGGTCTATGACTCGCTCGGCAACACGCACAACTTCACGGCTAACTTCACCCGAACCGAGACTCCGGGCGTCTGGCGCTGGTCGGTCAATCTGCAGGAGCCAGCGGTCTTGATCGAGGGCGGCTCGGGACAGGTTACGTTCAATGCCGACGCATCGCTCCAGTCGTTCACCTACGACGGCAACCTGAACCACCTGACGTTCAATCCCGGGAATGGCGCGCAGAACATCGACGTCGTTTTCAATCCCGGGTCCTTCAACGGCTTCGACGGATTGACCCAGACCTCGTCCTCGACGACCGCCATGGCGACCGGTCAGGACGGCTACGGCCCGGGCACCCTGCAAGGCCTCTACATCGACATCAACGGGCAGATCTTCGGGAATTACTCGAACGGCAAGACCGAGATCCTCTCCCAGATTCTGCTCGCCAACTTCACCAATCCGCAGGGTCTCGAGCGGGTCGGCGAAAACCTCTACCGGCAGACGACCAACACCGGGCAGCCCCGCATCACCAGTGCGGCTCAAGCCGGAGCGAAGGTGAATGCCGGCTACCTCGAGATGTCGAACGTCGACCTCTCACGGGAGTTCACCGATATGATCCTGGTGCAGCGTGCCTTTCAAGCCGCAGCAAGAGTGATCACCTCATCGGACGGACTCTTGCAGGAAATCACCCAGTTGAAGCGGTAAGCCGCTGAACTGACCGTAGGGGGGCAGGCGCCTTCGCCTGCCCCCCCCTAAGACCTAAAGCCTTAAGCCTAAAGCCTATCATGATCGAAGTAACCCAACTTGACGGCCGCCGGGTCGTCATCAACGGCGACCAGGTCGAGCGCATCGAAGCCCTTCCCGACACCATCATCAGCCTCACAAGCGGGCGCAAGGTGATCGTCCGGGAGACTGTTGGCGAATTGCTGCAAGCGCTGGTCAAGTCGCGCACCGACCGGCTCTTCGGAGCCGCGCCTATGATTGGACAGGCGATGCTGGCGCGCAGCGCCCTGGCGGATACCCTTAACATCGGATGAGGCTGTTGCGGACAGGTTCCGGAAGGCGCCGGAGCGAGTTGAAGAGCGAGCAGCGGAAAGACGCGAGTTGGCTCCATGCTTGAGTCGATTCGCGTTGCTGAACCGGCTTCGACACCGGCAGAGAGTGCTCCGGCGTTCGATCTGACTACCCTTTTCGGCATCCTGGCCGGAGTGGGACTGGTGGTCGGTGCGATTGCTGCCGGCGAAGGCGGACTGTTCTTTCTAAACTGGCCCTCGGTGATGATCGTCTTCGGCGGGACGCTCGGCGCGACGTTGATCAACTATCGCTTCTCCGATCTCCTGTCGGTCTTCAAGGTGCTCCGCAAAGCCTTCACCGGCGCGACGGTCAACTATCACGCTACCATCGAACTGCTCGTTCACCTGGCGGAGAAGGCGCGTCGGGAGGGACTTCTATCGCTCGAACGCGAAATAGACCTCATCCCCGACGGATTCACCCGGGGGGGCCTGCAGTTCGCCGTCGATGGAGCCGATCCGGAGACGATCCGGTCGATCCTCGAAGCAGAACTGGCGGGCCTTGA
This is a stretch of genomic DNA from Calditrichota bacterium. It encodes these proteins:
- a CDS encoding flagellar hook-basal body complex protein, which produces MMRSLYAGISGLRNFQAKMDIIGNNIANVNTAAFKGSRITFAETIAQTLSGEIAPTEGLGGVNPIQVGLGMRTLSVDTNFAQGSLEATGNMTDLAVQGDGFFMVSDGTQTFYTRAGSFHLDGQGNLVTAGGQKVLGYIPDPNRIGELDRAKERPINIPLGKQSQAKATSEVQLRGNLDMHMSQSTASLVNAGETGIRNISGRSRDGVGGRHRIEITGENATRSTGSGATEGLNLTNNLRALGIADVSGFTVVVDGDRSVRISGLTIDSTISDLLHAINSQVAGVSAQLDANGAIQITRLYSGEGQRYNVELRDTGDSNVVATLFDEAGTFRVENGTSSTLVAVDNFTPNATGVMVARALNLEVDERTGLVNGIRDLGGGGVFVNAPLGLQAGTATIDTADTRHSTSLLVYDSLGNTHNFTANFTRTETPGVWRWSVNLQEPAVLIEGGSGQVTFNADASLQSFTYDGNLNHLTFNPGNGAQNIDVVFNPGSFNGFDGLTQTSSSTTAMATGQDGYGPGTLQGLYIDINGQIFGNYSNGKTEILSQILLANFTNPQGLERVGENLYRQTTNTGQPRITSAAQAGAKVNAGYLEMSNVDLSREFTDMILVQRAFQAAARVITSSDGLLQEITQLKR
- a CDS encoding flagellar protein FlbD codes for the protein MIEVTQLDGRRVVINGDQVERIEALPDTIISLTSGRKVIVRETVGELLQALVKSRTDRLFGAAPMIGQAMLARSALADTLNIG
- a CDS encoding motility protein A, encoding MLESIRVAEPASTPAESAPAFDLTTLFGILAGVGLVVGAIAAGEGGLFFLNWPSVMIVFGGTLGATLINYRFSDLLSVFKVLRKAFTGATVNYHATIELLVHLAEKARREGLLSLEREIDLIPDGFTRGGLQFAVDGADPETIRSILEAELAGLEERHKLGQSIFLSMAGFAPAFGMIGTLIGLIQMLQSLDNPAQLGFGMATALITTFYGAMAAYLFFLPLAGKLANRSREELLAKELVLEGIFAIQNGDNPRIVREKLMTYIAPKSRVLLPVPQRVRER